A single window of Vibrio campbellii CAIM 519 = NBRC 15631 = ATCC 25920 DNA harbors:
- a CDS encoding HlyD family type I secretion periplasmic adaptor subunit encodes MSNQLPTVNELAAEKVFRFLPSSELHFKGPILLGVLTLSLFLGGLGYWSATAKLESASIAYGDLSVLSKRQEIQHLEGGIIEKLYVQEGDLVEKGQVLLRLSKRQANAKLDSLGGQYIHTIAKENRLNAELDELPDINWARDLETIQNGEIVAEAKLVQSKIFEARKRFFDSNLNIIAQSISGANLELDNLSETKVIERERLKFIEEEIASNQALVQKGFSGKSALLQLKRLAAEVRSTLSQLDRQSLTVSKRLDENQAKIEELKLERLNEIVEELRNTKKELVSIREEYRSAKDIVARTDIVAPISGRVVNMQVFTEKGVIGSGETLLELVPQDDKLLVEARVNPQDIDLITPGQHAQVRLTALNARTLAPLDGTVLTISADKLSEQNQDDFYLARIALSQEDVAKHRLTSGMNAEVLILSDPRTPLSYLVKPLTESMNRAFRED; translated from the coding sequence ATGAGCAATCAACTGCCAACCGTTAATGAACTTGCAGCAGAAAAAGTATTCCGCTTTTTGCCCTCTTCGGAGCTTCACTTTAAAGGCCCGATTTTATTAGGTGTCTTAACGTTAAGCCTGTTTCTTGGAGGGTTAGGTTATTGGTCTGCCACGGCGAAACTGGAGAGTGCTTCTATTGCTTACGGTGATCTGTCGGTATTGAGTAAGCGTCAGGAAATCCAACACTTGGAAGGTGGCATTATTGAAAAGCTCTATGTTCAAGAGGGCGATTTAGTAGAGAAAGGACAAGTGCTCCTTCGGCTTTCAAAGCGCCAAGCCAATGCGAAACTTGACTCTCTTGGCGGTCAGTATATTCATACGATTGCTAAAGAAAACCGTTTGAATGCGGAGTTAGATGAGCTACCGGACATCAACTGGGCTCGTGACCTTGAGACCATTCAAAATGGAGAAATTGTCGCCGAGGCCAAGTTGGTCCAAAGCAAGATTTTCGAGGCTAGGAAACGCTTTTTTGACAGCAATTTAAACATCATTGCGCAAAGTATATCTGGCGCAAATTTAGAGCTGGATAACCTCAGTGAAACGAAAGTTATTGAACGTGAACGCTTGAAGTTTATTGAAGAAGAGATAGCCAGTAATCAAGCGTTGGTACAGAAAGGTTTCTCTGGAAAGTCGGCGTTACTTCAGCTCAAACGTCTTGCCGCAGAAGTGCGTAGCACGTTGAGTCAACTTGATCGCCAGTCGCTCACCGTTAGTAAGCGGCTAGATGAAAACCAAGCAAAGATCGAAGAGCTAAAGCTAGAGCGACTCAATGAAATTGTCGAGGAGCTACGCAACACCAAAAAAGAGCTCGTCTCTATTCGGGAGGAATACCGTTCAGCAAAAGACATAGTGGCACGTACCGACATTGTCGCTCCTATTTCTGGCAGAGTCGTCAATATGCAGGTCTTTACTGAAAAAGGTGTCATTGGTTCGGGAGAGACGTTGCTTGAGCTGGTTCCTCAAGATGACAAGCTGCTGGTGGAGGCTCGCGTGAATCCCCAAGACATCGATTTAATTACACCGGGGCAACATGCTCAAGTTCGTTTGACGGCTTTGAATGCGAGAACACTCGCGCCCTTGGATGGTACAGTGTTAACGATTTCAGCAGATAAATTGTCTGAACAGAACCAAGATGACTTTTATCTTGCTCGCATCGCCTTGTCTCAAGAGGACGTCGCAAAGCATAGGTTGACATCAGGTATGAATGCAGAGGTACTGATTTTATCTGATCCAAGGACACCGCTGAGTTATTTGGTTAAACCATTAACGGAAAGTATGAATCGGGCATTCAGAGAAGATTGA
- a CDS encoding sensor histidine kinase produces the protein MDMLLIFKIYLFYGLALFAIFFAILFRDLRKSRIAIASALPILALFGFIHGFHEWSELYLVMYEHEFTLTKGVETFKVFKLLFSFIALGAFAWKMLGLTDWKNIKAIEYGAVAVIALFAASLVIRFGNKEYAIYIHDTANQVRWIFGLGSGLISGLAMMSYANILEQEGHGASLPFKLTGLSLIAYGISAGLLTVDLGLWVLIVRMVCALSILCTLWIALRVFDDEKSKQLESNIQISQQDAKLKELGELTSAVAHEIKTPLSSATMSCDLLEKQLPDNEASQRHLARIRQGLERAAEISHEVLNYAHHKPIQREIVSLQQVVEQALSLNQYRLEGFAVSTSLDNTLSVLGDAGQLEEVVTNIIGNAIDASQEHKQLDIETYQDKLMAILSISDWGTGMPLDKIAKAKTPFYTTKPRGEGTGMGLAISNQIILQHGGELDLRNSEKSGHISGLTVEIRLPRNIE, from the coding sequence ATGGATATGTTACTCATCTTCAAAATCTACCTCTTCTATGGCTTAGCTCTCTTCGCCATCTTTTTTGCAATTTTGTTTCGGGATTTACGAAAAAGCCGGATCGCAATTGCGTCTGCTTTGCCCATCCTTGCGTTGTTCGGTTTCATACATGGTTTCCATGAGTGGTCAGAACTTTACTTGGTGATGTATGAACACGAATTTACCTTGACCAAAGGCGTAGAGACTTTCAAGGTATTCAAACTTTTGTTTTCGTTCATTGCTCTCGGCGCTTTTGCGTGGAAGATGCTTGGCCTCACTGATTGGAAAAACATCAAAGCCATTGAATACGGAGCCGTAGCAGTTATCGCTCTGTTTGCTGCTAGTTTGGTCATCCGCTTTGGTAACAAAGAGTACGCCATTTATATTCACGATACTGCGAATCAAGTCCGCTGGATCTTTGGTTTAGGTTCTGGGCTAATTTCAGGATTAGCCATGATGAGTTACGCCAATATTCTCGAACAAGAAGGTCATGGTGCTTCACTACCCTTTAAACTGACCGGCCTTTCTCTCATTGCATACGGCATTTCAGCAGGCTTACTTACGGTTGATTTAGGGCTCTGGGTGCTGATCGTGAGAATGGTTTGCGCGCTCTCTATTTTGTGCACCCTTTGGATTGCATTACGCGTATTTGATGATGAGAAAAGCAAGCAGCTCGAAAGCAACATCCAAATCTCTCAACAAGATGCCAAACTTAAAGAACTTGGTGAACTGACTTCCGCTGTCGCTCATGAAATCAAGACACCGCTTTCCAGCGCGACCATGAGTTGTGATTTGTTGGAAAAACAACTGCCCGACAACGAGGCTAGTCAACGTCATCTGGCTCGAATTCGGCAAGGATTAGAACGGGCTGCTGAAATCAGTCATGAGGTTCTGAACTATGCTCACCATAAACCGATTCAGCGAGAAATCGTTTCACTACAACAGGTCGTTGAACAGGCTCTCTCTCTGAACCAATACCGTTTAGAAGGCTTTGCTGTAAGCACATCCCTAGATAATACGCTTAGTGTCTTAGGTGATGCAGGTCAATTGGAAGAAGTAGTGACCAACATCATTGGCAATGCGATTGACGCTAGCCAAGAACACAAGCAACTCGATATAGAAACGTATCAAGACAAACTGATGGCGATCCTCTCTATTTCCGACTGGGGGACTGGGATGCCACTGGACAAAATTGCCAAAGCGAAAACACCGTTCTACACCACAAAGCCAAGGGGTGAAGGCACAGGAATGGGATTGGCAATCAGTAATCAAATTATTTTACAACACGGTGGCGAGCTAGACTTGAGGAACTCAGAGAAGAGTGGCCATATTTCCGGCTTGACAGTTGAAATCCGCTTACCAAGGAATATTGAATGA
- a CDS encoding response regulator, with amino-acid sequence MTLKLLLAEDDVELREVLIEALTLESFEVVACDNAEDALDIASEQHFDLALFDVVMTGMTGIEALSTLRRQHPNIGIIITTAFATVDVAVDAMKKGADEFLTKPFNLSALSVTLRRVHAERSPKSPLDERKHDQIFSALSNPIRRSVIKQLKIHRKMKFMDLCRVVGIEDHTKFNFHLKQLVNSGLVIKEDGRIYSLTEQGQQVHSSML; translated from the coding sequence ATGACACTAAAACTCTTACTTGCAGAAGACGATGTTGAATTGCGAGAGGTTCTCATTGAGGCATTAACCTTGGAATCATTTGAAGTGGTCGCGTGTGATAATGCAGAAGATGCATTAGACATCGCCAGTGAACAACATTTCGACCTAGCGCTATTTGACGTCGTAATGACGGGGATGACCGGTATCGAGGCCCTTTCTACCTTAAGAAGGCAACATCCCAACATTGGCATTATCATCACCACTGCATTTGCTACAGTCGACGTAGCGGTAGACGCCATGAAAAAAGGAGCGGATGAGTTTCTCACTAAGCCATTCAATCTCTCAGCTCTATCTGTCACCTTAAGGCGAGTCCATGCTGAACGGTCACCAAAATCTCCTCTCGATGAGAGGAAGCATGACCAAATCTTTAGTGCTCTCTCCAACCCGATTCGCCGCTCGGTTATCAAGCAACTAAAAATCCATCGCAAAATGAAGTTCATGGATCTGTGTCGAGTCGTCGGTATCGAAGATCATACCAAATTCAACTTCCATCTAAAGCAACTGGTCAACAGTGGTCTAGTTATCAAAGAAGATGGGCGAATTTACTCACTGACAGAGCAAGGTCAACAAGTTCATTCCAGCATGCTTTGA